Part of the Capricornis sumatraensis isolate serow.1 chromosome 9, serow.2, whole genome shotgun sequence genome, TGTGTCAGGGCTGGGGATTCTGAATAATAAGCCTCTGATGTACAGTGAGAGGGCCttccaggtggcgccagtggtaaagaacctacttgccaatgcaggagacaaaagagatgcgggctcaatccctgggtcgggaagatcccctggaggaaggcatggcaacccagtccagtattacagtccatagggtcacaaagggctggacacaactgaagtgccttagcacacacacactcatccccACACCCTACAGCGAGAGCAGAGCTGTAGTTGGCAGCAAACAGCCAGCCTGAGTGAGAGCAGCTGAGAGCCAGGGAGCCTGGGAGGAGGACCCATGCCTGGGGTGGGAGTTCTGGGTGCTAGCCTTTAGACACCCTCAGACTCCCCCCATCCCTGCAGGAGTCGTGGCTGTGGACGCCGGTCACATGCTGGGAAAATTACCCACATCAGGTGAGTGCCAGGCAGGTGTTTGGAGGCTGGTGGGAAGATCAGCATGGTCAGAGTTCCTGTGGTCACAGGCAGGAGAGCCAAAGCTGGACATGCTACCATCATTCCCCTCTGAGTCCCACTCTATTTTTTGGCTCCCTTGTGGAATGGAGAGGGGCCAGGAGTCAGGACACTCAAAGCAGGAAACCACAAAACCACTACCCTTGGTTACCTCTGCGGACAGGGAGCTCATGCCTTGCTCACTCATTGGGATTCATGTGTGGTGGGTTTGAGCAAATGGGGAGGGCCTTGCCCCATACCCCGTGCCCTCTGGGCGCCTCCACTCCCCACAGCTAACCTTGCACCCCTGCCACAGCCCCTGAAGCCAGGCCTGTACCACTGGTACCTCTTGGAGCTGAGTTTCTACATCTCTCTGCTGATGACACTGCCCTTTGACACCAAGCGCAAGGTGAGGCCAGGCCAAGACTCTGGCTGAGGAAGTGATGCCCTGGGATGATTATGACCCAGTtccaggtggggaggggtggcctTATCCCACACCCCAAGAACCTTGGCGCCTCAGGGAGGTGGCATGGTATCCATCCTCCAAGCAATCCCCCTGGGAGGACCTGCTCCAGCCACCCAGCGTCATCCCGGCTGTGACCCTCCCTCTCACACAGGACTTCACGGAGCAGGTGATCCATCACTTCGTGACCATCATCCTGATCAGCTTCTCCTACAGCTTGAACCTGCTGCGCATCGGCTCTCTGGTGCTGCTGCTACACGACTCCTCCGATTACCTGCTGGAGGTGGGCTGGGCCCAGCCTGACTCCTTCTGgcttccacccccccacccccacctcaccctcCCAGGTGCCCCTGGGGTTGAGGCCCCACGGCCCGTCACCCCCTATCTGCAGGGAGCTGAGGCCCCACCCCATGTCTATCTTCAGGGAGCTGAGGCACCACTCCCTGTCAGTCTTCAGAGAGATGACACCCCCGCCCCTGTCACCCCTGCAGATCACACTCTACCTGTCTAGGCAGTTCCTAGAGATAAGACCCTGCCCCAACTCACCTGGCCCAGCCCCATGGCCCTTTTTCCCTGGGAGGAGGCCCTGCCATTTCTTGGCCCTGCCCTTCCCACGTCTGTTTCTCTCTGCTGCTCTCCCCAGGCCAGTAAATTGTTCAACTACACACACTGGCGGCGCCTGTGCGACACTCTGTTCATCGTCTTCTCGCTGGTTTTCTTCTACACTCGCCTCGTGCTCTTCCCCACCCGGTGAGTCAGCCCTTCCGCTGTGGGGGGTCGCGGGGTGGAGGATCAGGGGAGAGGTGGCTGAGATATGGGTCTGCCTCACCGTCAGTTCTTGGGTTCCCCAATCCAGGGAACTGGGGCTGCTGGCTGGGAGGCTTCTaggaggaggcagagaaaggGGTTTCCAACACAGGGCACAGCCTAAGCAAAGGCCCAGAGGTAGGCAGAGCACTGGGCTTAGTCATCATCAGCCCTGGGTGCCTGGAACATGGACTGGGAGACCGCATCGGGTCCCTGTTTGGTCAAGTCTTTGCCTGGGAATTTGCtgagcctcccacctccctcctctttcACGCCAGCAGAGGGGACAGCGGGAAGGTCCTGTGGAGCTGACACTGGTGGATGGAGAAGTGTGATAGGCGAACAAGTGGGCTTCAGAATATGTGTGGCAGTGATTGTGctaaagagaagaaaagtcagGAAGGGCACAGGAACTGTGTGTTGAGTTGGAATTGAGGTGGTTGGAGAAGGCCTCGCTGACAGCATTCTAGAGGCAGGACCGTGTGCAGCATGTTAGAAGAACAGATAGAAGACCCCTGTGGCGGaagcagaaggagagagagggaggaagtgaaGGTGGAGAACGACGGGACAGAGTATGCAGGGCTTTGGGGAGAAGTGGGCCTTTATCCCCAGTCACGTGGGGGCCCTGAGTAGAGGACTGGAGGGACCCCATATGAGTTCTCACAGGCTCGCTCTGGTGGCTGCAGGGGGAGTAGCTGGTAGGAGGCTGGGGATGACGCTGGGGGCCGGGGCCCACATGATGGCACTGGTCCAGGTAGCCAGTGATGGGGCAGGACCAGGGCAGGTGAGAGAAGTGTGTGGGCTCAAGGAGATGACTCAAGGGTTATGAGATGGGAATGGGGTCAGGGTTGCTGCTTGAGGAACAGGAGCTTAGCTGTGACTGTGCTGGGTTTAAGGGGCTGGCAACACCCGTGGACACTAGCCTGGGGTCCTGGGGAGAGGGGTAAATGCTCGGTGTTTTCATCCACGAGACTGGATGGGGTCACCGGAGACCAGGTGTTGACAGAGAGGCCCAGTTCTGGGGTTGCGGGTCAGGGGAGCCTGCAGAGGAGATGGAGAGGAAGCAGCCATGAAGCGGGGACCTGGGAGTGCGGGTCCCTAAAGGTTCAAGGGGAAAGAGGAGGTGGGGGGGCCAGCCAGGTGCCTGCTCTCTGATCAAGGCAGGTCACTGATGACCCTACAGCTGATCTGGGTGGGAAATGACGGGGACCTGAGAAGGTGTGAAAGGACCACCCAGGAGAGCTACTGGGACACTAAGCTCCCCCTAGGGGTTCACAGTTAGGGCTAGCCAGTTGGCCAGCTTGTGCATTCTATGAATTTAATATAATCAGGTGAGGGGATTACTAAACTGCCCAACTGAAGAGCACAGGCATTACTCTTTGGTGGGAGGAGAGTAATGGGGAGCCATAGAAGGTTCTAGAGCAAGGAAGGTCATGCAAGTTAGAGATTCCCAGGACTGGGGGCTACAGCAGCCAGTAAagccctgcctctccctcccGCCCACCCACCACAGGATCCTCTATACCACTTACTTCGAGTCCACTGCCAACTTGGGCACCTTCTTCGGCTACTACTTCTTGAACACACTTCTGATGATTCTGCAGCTGCTGCATGTGTTCTGGTCTTGCCTCATCCTTCGCATGATCTACAGTTTCATAAAGAAAGGCCAGGTAGggagtctggtggttaagactccatgctgtccatgcagggggcgcaggttcagtccctggtcgggggaaCTAAGTAAGATCCCCTGGGCGGTGctcgaggccaaaaaaaaaaaaaaattagcaaataaatttaaaaaggaaagaaggaccaGATAGGGCCGGGGTAGTTGGCTAGCGGCATGCCTCCCTGGGGCCCCAGCCAAGCCAGTCCcttgcctcctcctcttccccagatgGAGAAGGATGTTCGCAGTGACGTGGAGGAGTTAGACTCCAGCGATGGGGAGGCAGCCGAGGAGTGTCCTCAGATGAAGAATGGCGCGGCACAGCGGCCCGGAGCAGCCCCCACTGACGGCCCTCGGAGCCGGGCAGCCGGTCGCATGGCCAACGGGCACACACCAGCCACGTAGCCAGCCAGAGGACTGGCCGCGAGGGGGGCTGCCCCAGCGCCGGGGGCAGCTCTGATTTGTGGGGCGGCTGGACTGCGGGATCTCGGCAGACTTTGTGGAGACAAGGGAGGGCCCCAGGTGGGGCTGATGATCAGTCTCCAGCCCCTTCCTTCAACCCACCCTCCCACCTTCTCCGAGCAACCAACAGGGCTGGCGAAAGGGAGTCGGGGCGGCAGATGGCTACAAGGACACTGCAGCCCGCCAGCGCCACCTGCAGGCTGAAGCCTGAACTGTGAAGAGCCCCGGGCCGAAAGGGGTCCAATAAACCTTGACCGGAACCAGCTTCTCTGCCTGAGGGCTTGTGTCCCGCTTACAGCTCCTACTCCATCCCCAGAGGCTCCAAGGCAGCCAGGACTTGGGTGCCGCACCAACAGGACCCTCAAAGCCATCCCAAGACACATGCTTACCCCTTGGGGACCCAGAGAGCAGGCAGTGCGTATTGACCCCCTTGAGTGAGTCCCCAGCTCCCAGCTAGCGCCTGAGCCATGGCGTCTCCCCCCACAGCAGGGCAGCCCTGCATTAGCTATTCACAGACCCTGAGTGCAGATGAGCAGGTACTGAGCTCAGACAGGCAGAGTcctttgcccaaggccacacaggtcCAAGCAGATGGGCAGAGGGGAGACTCACGCCTGTCCTGCAATTACCTCTCAAGGCCATCTTCAAGGTCCCCAGGACCCCCCTGAAGACAGTGAAATAGTGGTGGGGTGCTCCCACCACTCCCAAGGGTCCACCTGGGAGAATTTAGCATCTCCTTACAAGCTGTGCAGAAGGGTACCCCCACCCCGGTGCTCTAGAAACCACAGCCACAAGGTTCCACGCAGGACCGGAAAGGGCTGCCTTCCAGAAACATCAGAGACAGGACGgggttggagaagagaaagggtaGGGACACCAATCTTGCCTTCTGTGCTTCTCAGCAAAGAGGAGAGGATGGGAGTAGGGAGAGACGGCAAAGAGGAGGAAGGTTCCTGCTCTGTGTCCACTGAGAGACAAGGACCGagggagaggaaggcagagaaaagagattcatgtgatccagcaaccccaATCCCGGGCATATATCCAGGCAAAACTAATTCAAAAGATCCATGCGCCcctgtttatagcagcactgtttacaatagccaagacatggaagcaacctaagtgtccatccacagataaatggatagaaataagcatatacacacaatggaatatcacccataaaaaagaatgagataatgccatttgtggcaacatggatagacctagagctTATCTAGATAGACCTAAagtacaaaagtgaaagtgttcatcactcagtcatgtctgactctttgcaactccatggactatagcccgccaggctcccctgttctcggaattctccaggcaagaatactggagtgagtagccattcccttctctaggggatcttcctgacccagggatcagcttgggtctcctgcattgcaggcagattctttactgtctgagtcatttatatgttgaatctaaaatatgacacaaatgaacttatattcatgaaacaaatagactcaagggggcagctcagtccagtcgctcagtcgtgtctgactctctgcgaccccatgaattgcagcacgccaggcctccctgtccatcaccaactcccggagttcactcagactcgtgtccatcgagtccgtgatgccatccatccatctcatcctctgtcatcccctccttctcctgcccccaatccctcccagcatcagagtcttttccaatgagtcatctcttcacatgaggtagccaaagtactggagtttcagcttcagcatcattccttccaaagaacacccagggctgatctcctttagaatggactggttggatctccttgcagtccaagggactctcaagagtcttctccagcaccgcaattcaaaagcatcaattcttcggcgctcagctttcttcacagtccaactctcgcatccatacatgaccacaggaaaaaccatagcaggGGAGGGAcatattgggagtttgggattggtaGATGTCAACTACTATATAGAGGACGGATCAACAGTAAGGtcttactgtagagcacagggaactatatttaatgtcctgtgataaaccatgatggaaaagaatatgaaaaagaatatacatatctGAATTACCTTactatacaacagaaattaacaactttgtaaatcaactatacatcaataaagtaaaaaaaaaaattaagtactcttgcctggaaaatcccatggacagaggagcctggtaggctgcagtccatggggtcgctaagagtcagacacgactgagtga contains:
- the CERS4 gene encoding ceramide synthase 4; this encodes MWSSLNDWLWNERFWLPPNISWAHLEDRDGLVFPHPQDTLMAVPLALALVVVRFTFERFVGLPLSRWLGVRNQIRRPAKPNATLEKHFLMKGRKPTEPQMNLLAMQCGLTLRQTQCWFRRRRNQDRPCLTKKFCEASWRFAFYLCSFISGTMVLYHESWLWTPVTCWENYPHQPLKPGLYHWYLLELSFYISLLMTLPFDTKRKDFTEQVIHHFVTIILISFSYSLNLLRIGSLVLLLHDSSDYLLEASKLFNYTHWRRLCDTLFIVFSLVFFYTRLVLFPTRILYTTYFESTANLGTFFGYYFLNTLLMILQLLHVFWSCLILRMIYSFIKKGQMEKDVRSDVEELDSSDGEAAEECPQMKNGAAQRPGAAPTDGPRSRAAGRMANGHTPAT